A part of Microbulbifer sp. MI-G genomic DNA contains:
- the gpM gene encoding phage terminase small subunit, producing the protein MPFITLQHQQRARARAAAQASAAAPTVSAQTDVTHSPDRSVIAAALQADLQLLSERANVQEKIALKRHLLPKYLPHVKGYRESGAQYPNPLLVYCLVWLLDVEDIEQALELAALAIAQQQQLPARFNRDLPTFVAETLHDWAERQYMAKRSASPYFEQVLENVEQELWPVTHIIVRTKLYRLAAMFAERNDAPKAAVQWLEKAQAVNPEKAGVKTWLGKLKRQLAL; encoded by the coding sequence ATGCCGTTTATTACTTTGCAACACCAGCAGCGCGCCCGCGCCCGCGCGGCGGCACAGGCCAGCGCCGCTGCCCCCACCGTGAGCGCGCAGACCGATGTGACGCACAGCCCGGATCGCAGCGTGATTGCAGCGGCCCTGCAGGCGGATCTGCAACTGTTGTCCGAGCGCGCGAACGTGCAGGAAAAAATCGCCCTCAAGCGCCATTTGCTGCCCAAGTATCTGCCCCATGTAAAAGGTTACCGCGAAAGCGGCGCCCAGTATCCGAACCCGCTGCTGGTGTACTGCCTGGTGTGGCTGCTGGATGTGGAGGATATCGAACAGGCTTTAGAACTGGCGGCACTGGCTATTGCCCAGCAGCAACAATTGCCGGCGCGCTTCAATCGCGATTTGCCCACCTTTGTGGCGGAAACCCTGCACGACTGGGCCGAGCGCCAGTACATGGCCAAGCGCAGTGCCAGTCCCTATTTCGAGCAGGTGCTGGAAAACGTGGAGCAGGAACTCTGGCCGGTCACGCACATTATTGTGCGCACCAAACTGTACCGTTTAGCGGCGATGTTTGCGGAGCGCAACGATGCGCCCAAGGCGGCGGTGCAGTGGCTGGAAAAGGCGCAGGCGGTGAACCCGGAAAAAGCCGGGGTAAAAACCTGGCTGGGAAAATTGAAAAGGCAATTGGCGTTGTAA
- a CDS encoding phage major capsid protein, P2 family: MQPKTKQLFNAMLIAMAATYGVESVADSFSVVPTIAQELQDKIVESDGFLQEINVVPVDEIKGQKVIGSAAGLVPKRTDTDNNDRQTSDVLSLGNKDYELFSTEFDTHIKWSTIDAWAKFPDFQERYGKWVRKAIALARIRVGWVGTSAAAVTNPADNANGEDVNKGWLQLLREYNGGAQWFDGSTGTATAGEIRIGHGGDFENLDAAVHALKQMINPLHRGAQDLVAIVGEELVAEEKAALYKALGQTPTEKERIETAVVTRVYAGLPLKTDIPFFPARGILITSLDNLSIYYQSDSWRRSVADNHKRNRVEDFNSVNEGYVIEDEEKAAGVEFANVRLPDGAGGWA, translated from the coding sequence ATGCAACCGAAAACCAAACAACTGTTCAATGCCATGCTGATCGCCATGGCCGCCACCTACGGGGTGGAGTCGGTGGCGGATTCCTTCAGTGTGGTGCCCACCATTGCCCAGGAACTGCAGGACAAGATCGTCGAGAGTGACGGCTTCCTGCAGGAAATCAATGTGGTGCCGGTGGATGAGATCAAGGGCCAGAAAGTGATCGGCTCCGCTGCCGGCCTGGTGCCCAAGCGCACGGATACCGACAACAACGATCGCCAGACCAGCGATGTGTTGTCCCTGGGCAACAAGGACTACGAACTCTTTTCCACCGAGTTCGACACCCATATCAAGTGGAGCACCATCGATGCCTGGGCCAAGTTTCCGGATTTTCAGGAGCGCTACGGAAAATGGGTGCGCAAGGCCATTGCCCTGGCGCGCATCCGTGTGGGCTGGGTGGGCACCAGTGCCGCGGCGGTGACCAATCCCGCCGACAATGCCAACGGCGAGGATGTGAACAAGGGCTGGCTGCAGCTCCTGCGCGAGTACAACGGCGGTGCCCAGTGGTTTGACGGTTCCACCGGCACCGCCACAGCAGGTGAAATCCGTATCGGTCACGGCGGGGATTTCGAGAATCTGGACGCTGCCGTACATGCGCTAAAACAGATGATCAATCCCCTGCACCGCGGTGCCCAGGATCTGGTGGCGATTGTGGGCGAGGAGCTGGTGGCGGAGGAAAAAGCGGCCCTGTACAAGGCCCTGGGGCAAACCCCCACGGAAAAGGAGCGCATCGAAACCGCCGTGGTGACGCGGGTCTACGCCGGCCTGCCGCTGAAAACCGATATCCCCTTTTTCCCGGCACGGGGGATTTTAATTACCAGCCTCGACAATCTCTCCATTTATTACCAGAGCGACAGCTGGCGCCGCTCGGTTGCCGACAACCACAAGCGCAACCGCGTGGAGGATTTCAACTCGGTCAACGAAGGCTATGTGATCGAGGACGAGGAAAAGGCCGCGGGGGTGGAGTTCGCCAATGTGCGACTGCCCGACGGGGCCGGGGGTTGGGCGTAA
- a CDS encoding GPO family capsid scaffolding protein — protein MPRKLTTNWVKVATSGPTVDGREIPAQDIVDMAEGYDPAEYTANIWYEHIRIFGNLGKVVALKARADDKGRQCLFARLAPTDELLFLNNNGQKLFTSIEIQPEFAGTGKAYLAGLAVTDSPASLGTTELQFKRALKPDNYFARPIALDALELEDSQGLLSRLLQSFGRDAPSEPEPQEAEPMDEQQFNTLKTALESLQQQFARLENRFAGQPEASGGDHRQGGENGADVSAPVSQEEFQSLLARVDALAEKFGKGGDPAATSQTELATLSQQIQALGEQFNKALNTETPGTIVPQGTGDGGHPRVL, from the coding sequence ATGCCGCGAAAGCTCACAACCAACTGGGTCAAGGTGGCCACCAGCGGTCCCACCGTGGATGGCCGCGAGATCCCGGCCCAGGATATTGTGGATATGGCCGAGGGGTATGACCCCGCGGAATACACCGCGAATATCTGGTACGAGCATATCCGTATTTTCGGCAACCTGGGCAAGGTGGTGGCACTGAAGGCGAGGGCGGACGACAAGGGCCGGCAGTGTCTGTTTGCCCGATTGGCGCCCACGGATGAATTACTGTTCCTTAACAACAACGGCCAGAAACTGTTTACCAGTATTGAAATTCAGCCGGAGTTTGCCGGTACCGGCAAAGCCTATCTGGCCGGCCTGGCCGTGACCGATTCCCCCGCCAGCCTGGGCACCACCGAACTGCAATTCAAGCGCGCACTGAAGCCGGACAATTATTTTGCCAGGCCCATCGCGCTGGATGCGCTGGAACTGGAAGACAGCCAGGGGCTCCTCAGCCGCCTGTTGCAGTCGTTTGGCAGGGATGCCCCCTCAGAACCCGAACCGCAAGAGGCCGAACCCATGGACGAGCAACAATTCAACACCCTGAAAACCGCGCTGGAAAGTTTGCAGCAACAATTTGCCCGGCTGGAAAACCGTTTTGCCGGTCAGCCCGAAGCCAGTGGCGGTGATCACCGTCAAGGCGGCGAAAACGGTGCAGATGTCAGTGCTCCGGTGAGTCAAGAGGAATTCCAGTCCCTGCTTGCGCGGGTGGACGCGCTGGCGGAAAAGTTCGGCAAGGGGGGTGATCCCGCAGCGACAAGCCAGACCGAACTCGCAACCCTGTCGCAACAGATTCAGGCCCTGGGCGAACAATTCAACAAGGCCCTCAACACCGAAACCCCCGGCACCATTGTGCCCCAGGGGACGGGCGACGGCGGCCATCCGCGGGTGCTGTAA